The genomic segment CGCCGTGGAGCGGGCACTTCCAGCCGAAGATGTCGAAGTTCAACCGGCGCATCACGATGCACACGCCGTTCAAGGTGACCGGCCCGGCCGCGGGCAGCGACCTCCTCAAGACCTCCGCCGACCCGACCGGCACCGTGGTGCTCGGCACGATGAACAACTGCGCCGGCGGCGTCACGCCGTGGGGCACCATCCTGTCCGGCGAGGAGAACGTCAACCAGTACTTCGGCAACGCCGATCTGGTGCCCGACGAGAAGACCCGCAAGCGGCTCGCGCGCTACGGCATCAAGGGCACGGAGACCGTGCGCAAGTGGGAGCGGTTCGACACCCGCTTCGACCTGACCAAGCAGGTCAACGAGGCGAACCGGTTCGGCTGGGTGATCGAGCTGGACCCGCACGACCCCGGGAGCACGCCGGTCAAGCACACGCACCTCGGCCGGTTCAAGCACGAGTGCGCGAACATCCGCATCGCCGACGACGGCCGCGTGGTCGCGTACTCCGGTGACGACGAGCGCTTCGAGTACATCTACAAGTACGTCTCGAACGGCAAGGTCAAGAAGGGCGACAGCGCGCACGCCCGCCGCCACAACATGACTCTGCTCGACGACGGCACCCTCTACGTCGCCCGGTTCACCGGTGACTCGCCGGTGTCCGAGATCGACGGCAGCGGGAAACTGCCCAGCGACGGCGAGTTCGACGGCAGCGGCGAGTGGATCCCGCTGGCCGCGGGCAATAAGTCCTTTGTGGACGGAATGACCGCCGAAGAGGTGTACGTGTTCACCCGCGAGGCGGCCGACCAGGTCGGCGCGACCAAGATGGACCGGCCGGAGGACATCCAGGCGCACCCGAAGACCGGCCGGATCTACTGCGCGCTGAGCAACAACGTCGAGCGCGGCAACCCCGGCAAGGAGGGCGCGACCGAGCCCAACCCGCGGCTGAACAACAAGCACGGCCAGGTGCTCGAACTCGAGGAGGACGCGCTCGCGCTGAAGTTCAGCTGGCGGTTGTTCCTGGTCTGCGGCGACCCGGCCGCGC from the Amycolatopsis magusensis genome contains:
- a CDS encoding PhoX family protein yields the protein MKFLPLLSGHSPSRAAVTCTYRCGDACFHEVPNTSDNATFADVLTEVSRRGALKAGAVVALATGGLAATAAPALAAPAPDHGRPKPPPGLDFRRVEPNTLDAVVVPEGYEQGIIIRWGDPVLPGAPKWDITKQTGDAQAKQFGYNCDFAALLPLDHAGHASLLVTNHEYTTETHMFPGYDVDNPTEEQVKVAWAAHGLTVVLVTRSPWSGHFQPKMSKFNRRITMHTPFKVTGPAAGSDLLKTSADPTGTVVLGTMNNCAGGVTPWGTILSGEENVNQYFGNADLVPDEKTRKRLARYGIKGTETVRKWERFDTRFDLTKQVNEANRFGWVIELDPHDPGSTPVKHTHLGRFKHECANIRIADDGRVVAYSGDDERFEYIYKYVSNGKVKKGDSAHARRHNMTLLDDGTLYVARFTGDSPVSEIDGSGKLPSDGEFDGSGEWIPLAAGNKSFVDGMTAEEVYVFTREAADQVGATKMDRPEDIQAHPKTGRIYCALSNNVERGNPGKEGATEPNPRLNNKHGQVLELEEDALALKFSWRLFLVCGDPAAPDTYFAGFPKDQVSPISSPDNVAFDRHGNLWISTDSAGALGINDGLYGVPLDGKQRGNLKLFLTVPKGAETCGPIIGDKVVTVCVQHPGEVDGASADNPVSHWPDGGASVPRPSVVAVWKPGRHGLSDIGG